One Silurus meridionalis isolate SWU-2019-XX chromosome 10, ASM1480568v1, whole genome shotgun sequence genomic window carries:
- the slc44a4 gene encoding LOW QUALITY PROTEIN: choline transporter-like protein 4 (The sequence of the model RefSeq protein was modified relative to this genomic sequence to represent the inferred CDS: inserted 1 base in 1 codon), whose amino-acid sequence MGKKTEDKEQQQEPSEYGEPTPYDPTFAGPIHNRSCTDIICCVLFMLVLVGYMVVGILAWLYGDPRHVLFPRNSTGMFCGLPPNQNKPNVFYFNILKCATATNIMAAALQGLQCPTTQICLSSCPSDFWSLNPIAYAAPPSDLYKYFKQELCVPSFNLSTTTLRATEIINMELCSFFYTPTTSVLGRCLPSLGPAYTNIPLNFSLPGMSNNQTVNTIKNATGDLVGGFNARDVGVRIFADFASTWQWIVLGLVIAMVVSLLFLILLRFLAAILVWILIIGVLVVGAFGIWYCYNQYALLANSTLTYNNVGFTTNVNVYLQIRDTWLAFLIILCVVEAILLLTLIFLRTRILIAIAVIQESSKAVGHMMSTLFYPIITFVMLLVCVSYWGITALYLATSGGPVYNVVALNSSDSSCSSITGNQSCDPTTFNSSAYGSCQSARCMFIKYNTDGLFQRNLFNLQLYNVVGFLWCVNFVIALGQCTLAGAFASYYWAFHKPSDIPMCPLVSSFMRALRYHVGSLAFGALILTLVQIVRIILEYIDHKFKEAQNPCARFLMCCLKCCFYCLEKFIKFINRNAYIMIAIYGKNFCVSAXNAFSLLMRNIIRVVVLDKVTDLLLFFGKLLVVGGVGALAFYFFSGNIPNSPITSSSLNYYWMPIIAVVFGAYLIASAFFSVYSMCVDTLFLCFLEDLERNDGSAEKPYYMSKNLMKILNKKNKQPKK is encoded by the exons GAGAACCAACACCGTACGACCCGACGTTTGCTGGACCCATTCACAACag GAGCTGCACTGATATCATCTGCTGTGTCCTGTTCATGCTGGTTCTTGTAGGATACATGGTGGTTGGAATTCTGG CATGGCTGTATGGAGACCCACGGCATGTTCTTTTCCCACGCAACTCCACTGGCATGTTCTGTGGCCTCCCACCCAATCA gaATAAACCGAATGTGTTTTACTTTAACATCCTAAAATGTGCCACAGCGACAAACATCATGGCCGCCGCACTCCAGGGTCTCCAGTGTCCCACCACTCAG ATCTGCCTGAGTTCGTGTCCCTCAGATTTCTGGTCTCTGAACCCCATCGCCTACGCAGCTCCACCTTCAgacttatataaatatttcaaacaggAACTGTGTGTCCCGTCCTTCAAcctcagcaccaccacactc AGggcaacagaaatcataaacATGGAGTTGTGTTCATTCTTCTACACACCAACCACTTCAg tgttggGAAGGTGTTTACCCTCCTTAGGTCCTGCGTATACCAACATCCCCCTCAACTTCAGTCTCCCAGGCATGAGCAACAACCAAACTGTGAACACAATCAAGAATGCTACGGg tgacctTGTGGGAGGGTTTAACGCCAGAGACGTGGGCGTGCGCATCTTCGCAGACTTCGCTTCTACTTGGCAGTGGATCGTTCT AGGACTGGTGATCGCGATGGTGGTCAGTTTGCTGTTCCTCATCCTACTGCGCTTCTTGGCGGCCATCTTGGTGTGGATCCTCATCATCGGGGTTCTGGTAGTAGGAGCATTCG GTATCTGGTACTGCTATAACCAGTACGCGTTGTTAGCTAACTCCACTCTGACCTACAATAACGTCGGCTTCACCACCAACGTCAACGTGTACCTGCAGATCCGTGACACCTGGCTGGCCTTCT tgATCATCCTCTGTGTGGTCGAGGCGATTCTCCTGTTGACTCTGATTTTCCTCAGAACTCGAATTCTCATCGCCATCGCTGTTATTCAGGAGTCCAGcaa gGCGGTGGGCCACATGATGTCAACGCTGTTTTATCCAATAATCACCTTTGTAATGCTCCTTGTGTGTGTCTCCTACTGGGGCATCACTGCCCT TTAtttggctacatctggtgggcCGGTGTACAATGTTGTAGCTTTGAACTCATCAGACAGCAGCTGCAGCTCCATCACTGGCAACCAGAGCTGTGACCcgacg ACGTTTAACTCCTCAGCGTATGGGAGCTGTCAGTCTGCTCGCTGTATGTTTATAAAGTACAACACAGACGGTCTGTTCCAGAGGAACCTCTTTAACCTGCAGCTGTATAACGTGGTGGGCTTCCTGTGGTGCGTGAACTTCGTTATCGCTCTGGGACAGTGCACGCTGGCCGGAGCCTTCGCCTCCTACTACTGGGCCTTCCACAAACCCTCCGACATCCCAATGTGCCCTCTGGTCTCCTCCTTCATGAGGGCACTGCG GTATCACGTCGGCTCTCTGGCCTTCGGCGCTCTGATTCTCACCCTCGTGCAAATAGTGCGCATCATTCTGGAGTACATCGACCACAAGTTCAAAg aggCTCAGAACCCTTGTGCTCGGTTTCTGATGTGTTGTCTGAAGTGCTGTTTCTATTGTCTGGAAAAATTCATCAAGTTCATCAACAGAAACGCTTACATCatg ATCGCCATTTACGGCAAAAACTTCTGTGTCTCGG AAAATGCCTTCTCATTGCTCATGAGGAACATCATCAG ggtGGTGGTGCTCGATAAAGTCACTGACctgctgttgttttttggaAAGCTGTTGGTGGTGGGAGGAGTGG GTGCGCTGGCATTTTACTTCTTCTCTGGAAACATTCCCAACTCGCCCATCACATCTTCATCACTCAACTACTACTGGATGCCCATCAtt gcAGTAGTGTTTGGTGCATATCTCATTGCCAGCGCGTTCTTCAGCGTCTACAGCATGTGTGTGGACACACTGTTCCTCTGCTTCT TGGAAGATCTGGAGAGGAATGACGGCAGCGCCGAGAAGCCCTATTACATGTCCAAGAACCTGATGAAGATCctgaacaagaaaaacaaacagccCAAAAAATGA